TTTGgatataattgtattttcctaatcGTTTGTACATTGTGGTCATgttagtcatttatttattcatgtatctttttgTACTAATCTGAATCGGAGTTGTTGATcggaaaattgaaaataaataaagtggtgttccagttgactcgtcttctctctctctcgcttgTCAACcgatcaggtgatagaatagttttcgtctTTCTACGCAAGACAGTTCATCTCACTTTGAACTCATATAttctagcctcaaggttaaacaAGTCAGCCTATCGTGTCGATACTTTATTCTAGATTGAGACATGTTATCTTCTGTATATTAGtcggtagacagatcaaggacgtaacacTTACCGATCAGtttcttttaataaatttcTGAAATTCACCAAAGAGATATCTCTTTCATACCAATTGTGAATTCTACAGTTACGTAAGCTCATAATTTTTGCTGGGTGTTATAAGAGTGACCTGAAAAAAACGAAGACTTGCCAAACCTAAACGTCCATTATCTAATTGACTGTTGGTAGCTGAAGACAACTGCTTGTTTTGGGTCTGCATGATCATCATGAACAACTGCCAATGCTCGGTGATATTGTTCTGAATTAATAGCAGTGATGCGTTCACTCTTTGTATACCCTTagattttgtgttcaaaaaTTATTCTATACCTTTTAtgtcatttattcattctttgaaaatcatattcattaagtttagttttttttatagcTGGTGATACCACCACTACGTCTACTACCTTGGTATTCATCTTGATGATTACATCTTATTGTAACGATGTAGTGCACCAAACTAAATCGATGCACATGTTTTAGTTTATGAACGCTGACTAGTTTTTGAATAACTTTTAGGTTAAAAAGTGAATTCTTCACTTTACATATAGcatattattaatatcaaaatattcattattgaacCTTAGATTTAGAATTGTAAATCATTTGGGAATAAGTTTACATTCATTTggaattgtttgtttgaattttcgagatggtggagaagatttgtagctcaggtgaatgattttggtggagttttgttctctgagctggatggtttggtcgtggagctttcatcgttcttctgaacgacatcatcagcacaaacttcagatagaagtgaagtgttcgaatttctccacatgtgtttcacagcttgttctgtgcacctcgatattgattggttcttgttgaatTTTGTTGTTGagttttcccattgatgtttaaggctgtaattgatcagtctcttattggtatatatgcatcctgtgaggactgcctcaatattaccttgagtcacaagcattataaataatgatggatagtggctagcagtggaatccaggacgcacgtttcgtcttatttgggtcTCGTAAGCTGGGTGCACCTGCATCCCatagttggtgttcactccacgactcaaatccagtaccattcacttcaagcaccatcacgttatctacttagctattgagtcctaatagccacttgtttgtgcaatggggtacACCCAGcttacgagtcccaaataaaacgaaatgcacgtcctagattccactgttagccactatccatcattatttataatgcttgtgactcaaGGTAATATTGAGGCAGTCCTCATAGGatacatatataccaataagagactgatcaattacagtcctaaacatcaatgggaagatccaagcaaacaacaccatttGGGAATAAGTATAGAACTATGATTCAGGTAAAGAAACTAATTTAAACGAAATGTTTCTGCTCTCTATTCATCTTTTCTTCTCTAGAAATCTGAAATTACCTGCGAATCATTTGCAAATTTTATAATCGATCTTTTATTTCAAGAACATAATGGTAAATTACCAGATAAAGTAAGCTTACATTGTTTTACCATAGGGCGTTTataaagattgttgaatttcatgatttaaattaaAGAGACCCATCGAAAACCAGGAGACACTGGGTCaatgttttgtcttagtaagagACTTATCATCAGCGTTGATCCATAACCCCACCTTGGATCAGACAAAAGAATTTCGGATCTTTTAGTGGATAGTCAACTTTTAGGCCATAGCTATCTACTGCTTACAGGAGTTCAGGGGATAACGTTTTGACTCTTGAATTCTATAGTATTAGGTTCGAATCTCAATGTGAAGATTAAAATTGAGATTTAAGTAAGCAGTCAACCgtagagtcccaaataggatgaaacttgACGCGTGGATTTTACCACTGACCGCAGACCAGTTATACTAAGACGAATCCCATGAATGTTGTTTACTTTTAGTTAATAACTGGAAACTATACCTCACAGCTTGACTGACTGCTTGAAGGCTAGTCATAAAACTAAATAAAGCAGTTACCAAGATCGTCAGAATACTTGAGCAATGTAGATCAGATCGGAGAatctatattttaaattattaatatcAGTGAATGTTATATGTAGGTATCAATGTCAAAGTCTCAGTTGGTAATTTGAAATAAACACAGTATCGACATTCTATTATTTAAAGTAAATCACTTCTGCAaactatttgatttatttatttaaacacacaaacattggtacaaggaggcaccaaatagatatgcgccacataaatcattcgatttgtgcaagggctgggatactgaccgggtgcccaaaccgaagcaggtggttttcttagggggtcacacctggagccttcgacctaaaggtctgattcacaaggcagagaggcgacgtcaggagatgcagtcccatggtatccgATGACCAACAGTAGGTTAATAccccatttgttccttcaggatactggagttcatgtgtaccattggtttggaatcagggttttccaactcctctggGTGGACTATCCGTGTCCACCGTTCCAGTTAAAGCCcctctcactttcgtaaacaacacccccgcggtgagaaggcagtgaataggacttccctatcAGTGGTTGTATGAACGCGGCCATGTGAGAGGATTTGTAGAGGGAGAGatgactctccctactcttgGCCGTgacagggcatttgggggctctccaaaataaacaaataagtaacCGAAATTAATATGATTTACTTTAGTTTTAAATTCtttataattatatattaaaaattcaaAATACCATTTACGAAACAGATTAATAATGACTATCAATCCACCTTATCAGGCAATCAAACTTGTTTAGGCTTTTAGCCCTTCTGATAAAACGAAGATAGAAATCATTTGATCTGATAAAATATAGTTTGAACCGCATTAAGTTTCGACCCATTGAATCGAAGGGAGTGTACACAACTTGCAAAATGGTGTTATTCTAATgttgtaaaaataataaacaaaaagtaaaataaacagGAATCATTAAAatactgttttgttttagtCTGAAGCTCTTTGACAATAATCATTTAGAACCCCTACACAAAAtaagtggaattcaggactaAAAGGTATCATAGTGACCATTTTATCTTTAGATTAATCAGTTATAATCTAATGGTTTATATTTCGAACTCATAAAATAACGCAATCGTTATTCAATATCATCAAGTACAATTGTCTCAATTTCATAATTAGTTGAATTTCATCGAGTAAGAGTTCTCATAAACACTTTAGTGAtcttttaataaatttaatcacCAATGAATACAAGGATAACATTCAATTTATTAGATTGTGGAAAGTTGAAAGAAGAATGTTAAAGGGTTTTTCAGAAGAAGGCTATCTCCTATACACCCTCCACAAAAAAACACTAGCTATCATAATGAACTCAAATGTATCAGTTAAACAATGTAATTATCATatggaattcctatgatggattaaaatgcaaaatcgtacatggaggacagttgacaaagtcgttcgaagcaAAGACCGATgccaggcaaggttgcttactctcaccctttctctttttcCTGGTGATCGGCTGGagcatgaagacgtcaacatctgaagggaaatacgggatacagtggacatctaggatgcacttggacgatctagacttcgcaaatGATCTGggccttctatcccaaacgcaacaacaaatgcaggagaagacgaccagtgtagcagcagcttcagcagcagtaggtctcaatatacacaaggagataagcaagattctccgatacaacacagaacgcaacaatcgaatcacacttgacggagaagatttggaagatgtgaaaatctttacatatctgggcagcatcattgatgaacagggtggatctgatacagatgtgaaggcaatAGCAGCATATTCACAACTAAAGAACATccggaactcaaaacagctgtctgttaaccaacatcaaggtcagaattttcaatacaaatgtcaagacagttctactgtatggggcggaaacctggagaactacgaaagacatcatccagaaaatacaggtgtttattaacagttgtctacgcaaaatacttcggatccgttggccggacactctcagcaacaacctattgtggaaaagaacaaaccagatcccagtggaggaagaaatcagggagaaacgccggaagtggataggacacacattgaagaaagcatccaactgcgtcacaatacaagccttcacatggaatcctcgaggacaaagaaaaagaggaagatcaaagaacacattacgacgagaaatggagatagacatgaggaaaatgaacaagaattcgacggaactagaaaagaaggcccaggacagagtgggttggagaatgctggtctgcggcctatgttccgttggaagtaacaggcgtgagtaagtaagtcAACATTTTTAAAGTATATTGCTAGAAACTAGTGAATTCATTTATGAGATATTCCATTATAATATATATTGTTCACATTCAAAGATCAACTCATTGTTTCCCCAGGTTTCTTTGTTctctgttgtttgtttgtttctttttttctaattcaACAGATAAATCTCGATGGTAAGTTCAACCGATCTGAATAAAATTGTCAATGAAGAAGAAACTATTTTATTAGACAgtctgaaaaagaaaacaacaataagaagataaaaataattaatctcGTTTACTCTGTTCTCCTTTctcctttctttctttcttttttctctttttttcttttctttttctagtCTGTACTGGATGTAAGATGACAGTGATTTCAGTAAAATTCGTATTACAACTTTCACAAGTTACTTACTATATTAACAAATTTATTGATCAATTGTGTATATTCACTGGACCATATTTATCTGAAGTGAGTAAGCTATGAAAATGGACTTATCTAgtaaatcattatatttttgtaGTTATGGCTTTGATCGAGGAGATTTGaagattaatttaatttgaaaatgGTATTCACCATGGAGTGTCATCAGATGAGGGTAATAATATAGATAAAAGAGTACCGGATGGGTGCTTTACCTATTAGGAAGGGCTTCTCAGAAATGTCTCGTAAAGGTGAAACTCAGAGCATTTATACCTCTCTATAAGTTGCATACTTTTAGACGAATAACATAGAATACAATAACCGAAATTTCCAATATCAGTCTATTCAATATATATTGCGATGTTATCTTAGCTGGTGACAATGAGCAATGAAAAGCGATTGCGTATCAATGATCAGTTGATCAAATAGTTTCTAGAGAtatactttgtttataaagaTAGTTTCATGATAGATTAACTATTCATGAGTGCATACATCAATGTATGCATGGGACCGAGTCAGTCGTCTTCAGTCTTAGCAACGATTTGGGCAGAATTCAGCTTCTATATTGAAATCAAATAATCTGGTAATTAAATTTGACCACTTCATGATAAGTAACAGTTTGAAGTAAACGCTCTGCAGTCATATCCCTAGTAACTGCATACTTGGATAATCCTTCGACAAGAATTAATGATTTCTTCTAAAAAAAGAACAAGATCTAAGTACACAATAGAGCTGAGAATAATAACGGAATAATTTATACTTCACTTGGGAAAAAAAGCactaattatttgaattatttcaaaGCTCCATATGTGTTTTACTCTTCAGGTGGCAATCATTGCAAGTCAAGTCTGCCTATTTAACTTAATCATTCAAATAAGTGATCTGAAGGTCATCTACTTGTTAATCAACCCAATATTTAAGTACTCATAACTGAAATACTAAATTCAATCGGTTCTCTCGTATTATTTGATTCATTTGATAAATTACTTCCAAGTAGTTATTAATGATTGTCGATATTTAGATTCACTATGCATTCTGATAAAAACTACAAACTGACAGTGTTAGAATAGTTgctcaagatcatggatcgactgaagttaaacattaatactgttggatGCAAACCGGCTCAGtcgtctaaaggttaagcgtttgaacgcgagactgaaggttctgAGTTCAAGTCCCTTTGGTGAAgaatcatggatgctcactactgaggagtccatTACTATTACAAAACGACTGTCgtgtgctttcaggttttcaatggtgttctaacttACAccaactcatgaatttaactattaaaattgattATGTGTATGTTTTTTTGTTGAGTTTATGTATAAGTTTTTGTTCATAGGTTATTATCACAAgtgattttgtggagatttcagtaattttatagttgaattcatgagtaagTTGaaacgttggatgccggttggatcagtggtctagaggttaagcgttcgcgagcgagactgacaggtcctgtgttcgaatcttgcgaggcaggatcgtgtatgcgaactgctgaggagtctcattctaggatgaaacggctgtcaattgatttcaggttttccatggtggtctagcttcaactgactcatggattcaactttAAAAGTGATAGGTTAATTAACTGATACTTAAAAATTAATATGCCAAATATAATTCtatatttaatcattaaaattttcAGTGTTCATTTGTTGCTCAAAACTATGCTGgtatattattaaatttatttgaaaattcaaCTGTTCCTATGATCTGTCAGGTAGTTGAGTTGGCGCTATTCTTTTCATACTGTCttttaaaacaatatatatatatatatatatatatatatatatatatatcacatgtttgttcaaTAACATATGAATGTTTTAAAGCAACTAATGTGATATAATATaaacatcagaaggggttttgtgattattataataattttaatagtttagatcattagttatttgaagctaaaccaccatggaaaacctggaagcactggacggccgtttcgtcttattgtggggcTTCTCAGCGAcccgcgtccacgatcccgcctcaagAGATTCGaccccaggacctatcagtctcgcgcacgagcgttttgcatggtagtctagcttcaattgactcatgatctcaactattacaaTAATATAAACACTTTATAAAGGATTATTAACTCGATCAACAAATACTTACATAATtgagttttaataaataaaatgattcgTGTTATAGAATATCTAGGTCAAGAATGTAAAGATTAAATCTACATTATTATAGACAACATCTTGTAATGATGgaaatgattttgattttgatattgTTAAGTAGTCTAAGCCAAATAATGTAATTGTGAAACATTCATTATCATTCTAGACAAGACTATCTTTTCTTACCATGTATAAAAGTAAGCTTTTTAGTTATCACCTatactaattttaatagttgagatcgtgagtcgattgaagctaaaccaccataggaaacctagaaacactggacagccgtttcgtcctattatggcaCTCCACAGAAGTGTACACATGATCCGGCCTCACGAtttgaattattaaaattaatatgatattccacaaaaccccttttaaTATTACATATACGTTAGATCAGTCCATTCTAATAGTCTatgaaattaatcaatcaaaaacaaagtCATCAGGATAAAGTAATTTCGTGTATGTGATATAATCAGAACGCTTGCTTGTACATGAAGTTAACACTAGTAACATTATCTAGAATGGTAATGGAGGctttataattaaaacaattaacttAGATAACTCATTTACATTTAGCATTAACATTAGGAAACATTAATATCTAGTTGATGAGTTTCAAAGTAAgattaaatatttcatcttCAATTAGAATTTTAGTCATAACCCAAGGATATAATAAAACTTTTAGCAACAGCGAATACTGATGGATTCATTGATGATGTAAATATGCCAACAGAGACTCGTCAAAATTCAGTTTTAAGAATTAACAACAGAAAAACATCAACCCTTACAAATGTTCTAGTCGCTGGGCTTAAGACATACTTTCTGAACATCCACTAAAATGTATAACCAGTCATGTCTGAATCACTAACTATTATCAACGAAGGGATTGATTGATAGTCAGTTTTTACTTTGAGCTAACAGCTTGAGAATTATATCACTGAAAAGTAGATCTCATGACTGAggtgttttcttttttgttgttgtatttttttATCTTTAAATCCTATTGGATAAATATTCATTACACCATTATCTCTATAACAAACCTATGACAATCCCTCCTTCAAGTTAAACAAGTTGGTGAAGTCTAGTAAGCCTTTCTGGAAAAAAACAGACCACATCAAAGCACAGCACAACTACTGCAGATAGAATAGCTGTTTTTGCAACCGATTTGAGTTTACCCCATAAGGAGCAACTACGTGCATTACATGCACCACTTTTGTCAATATTTTGTCATTTTTCCATCCAAGAGTAATTGTGCTGTGATTCTTTCTGGATTTAGTAATCGGTTTGAGGGTATCGGTCGAGTGAGTGATTAGCCTTATCTCTACCACCCGGGTTACCGTCCACGTTAGTTCATGGGTCACCCATCCCACTATCCAGGAGGCACAAATCAGACGCGTGAGTCGCGTTTTGCCTCCATATgacaatattataataatatttcatttatcattgAACTGAAGTTTATTTCTAACAGGattgaaaatttattatataactTTCTTTCCAGAGATTGATGATATGTTAAAGAATACTTGAGAAGTTGAAATATTGAGGAGGTGAAGAAGAACTCTATTTTACTTCATTGTATTTTtgtcaataaataaactattgtGGAAGTACCCCTTTATTTTATGAAGTACAAAATGTTATGCTTCTATAAGATTAagtgggtgagactataatatatgattgacctttgagcgacgccagacGTACCTTgaaagtgtccacctaataaccaggaccaaatgagggttataaaccagtgtgaggtattgtaattttaatgattaaggttagaaactagatttagggttttcatcacgaactgacatcagctataatgccaaagtTCTATTTAGTCAAGTAGATGGGTGAATTTAGAattgaaatccaagacctgttatcttatgcatggttggttcgtccataaattaaagtctcgccattaaatgaaataataagttAACGTTAGACTATCTTGTCCTTTAACTATGTTTTATCATGATTAATTTGAACTGACAACTGTTACAGAGCTGTAAATGGTTGACTTCAACTTGTAGAGGCTGGTACTATGTTATGCCtatatagcttattctagcttccggacagatTAGTTTATTCACTTTtcacattttgatcttgttaattattcgatTATCAACCTTGATTGTTTATATAACATTGAGGTATGATCTGATGTAAAAAAAATGACATTGATGGAGGAAAGAGTTAGAATGATTAGTGTTATCTAGAATCAGTTGATCACTGGgcggtgatcaatgtcatgtatatcaggtTCTTCTCAGtgtagatcgaatcctatcgaccaagttacaATATGGCCATCAATCTAGGTGattcgacattgcgtgcactatgttgagataagatggtggttggaggtagtcaatatGAAACCATGGAcgtaggtttcgtgctacttggcccTGGTCAGCAAGGCGAACCTGTAATTTTGAGGGGTTTGATGCTCCTTGTCGATTCACATAGGTTTGTTTAGCTTAGATGTTTTACTGAGGTTTCTATAAAAACCGCCAACCCATAAGGAATAGAAATGGTATAGTTGACACGTTTGTCTATGATATATAGGTTATAAAATAGACAAAAGAAATCGTAAGCTAACCAGTTTTAATAAACTATGATTAGCCTAACATAGTTCATGAATGAGTATATGGAGAAGTGGGTCAGAAGTTACATTAGTTCTTGCAAAAATATATGTtacatagacaactgtttctAAGTAGTTTATTTCCACTCTGTGACCTATTAAGACAAGGATCTGATACAATTAATTGTCTAGTGTATGCTtgttatgtcgacataagtagtaaataacaccaatcagaagtgaaatgtctggcggcaggTTAGGAAGGTTGAATCGACGAGAACgggaacagagagtaattgttaCAGCAATTAAGGAAcgatgaagttcgagacaattgatggaaggtTTGCAAAAGAAGTATTGAACGTATGGTCTTCACATTTGAcgaaagaactctgtaattttgtattaaaatgcatcggttgtcctcacctgagttctcgttcattacaattaCTGTAACTGATTTTTTAATGTTCACTGGGATTCAAGACTGATGTATAAATTTTGTGTTAACATACGAATAATATTTCCAACCAAGGTATCGATGACATGACATTCAGCTTTTAAACGATTATTCATCATGTCATCATTGTATGTATGCTTTGTTGATGCGTTGTTGATAGAAAACCTTTTTGGGGAAATTGGTCTGTATGAATATTATGCTAATCTATCCATTATCAAATAAGTTAGACTATTCTGTCGAGTTACCAgagtttaatttaatttatttatggtCACTGTTCATAGATTTTCCTACTATTTTTATAACTGATGCATTATGCTTCATTTGAATCCAACTTCATTGATGTGAACATTTAAGATGCTTTCGTTCGATTGACTCTGAAACATGCTTTCATTCTGGATCGGACGTTTTTATTTCCTTTATGATTCATACCATGAATTTCTTAGTTCGTTCTCTAAAAATACTAGATTACCATTATTCATAAGTGCAAATATAATTATCGTCCTTCGAGATGCAATGTGCATCGTTATTCGTTTGGGCAACTTAACTTATCAGGATTTTCACAATATAGCCTCCAGAATATCATCATCGTTTCTCAAACCTTTTGATGTTGAGAAGCAAACGTTCCCTATGGTGCCCGTTTCAACCAACCTTAGTTGGTGAAGGCCGTAGGTTCTTCTGGAGAAGAGGCGTACATTAAGCACGGCACAGTTACCGGGCACAATAGTTGTTCTCACATATGgtgttatgtttttttttaacctTATTTCCTGTTCAGTGATCGTTGACCATCAGTGCACCACATAGCAATTATTGATTATCCCTTTTCGTGTTGAAGCTGTTTCACTTTGGACGAATTTATTGTTTAGTAAGGCTTCTAGTCTAGCTGTTTATTTATTGGCAATTGGATGTATTGGTTTTGGTCGTTTATTACTTTGCTTATTTGGTGGTCAGTAGTTGGACTtctttttatttagttttattatgGAGGTTGGCAATTTAGTCGTCCGAATTGACCCCTAGGGACAGACTCATATAGATGTTAGAGACTAGAATGTATGATTTCCTTTCTGTAATAGTTTTAACAGTTTTTGTGTTTGGAGAAACTCATGATCACCCAACACCAAAGTCTTTATTTTGGTTATTTTTCCCAGTATTATAGTCaaaattgtttgaaatatttactttatataAGTATTGCAGGTTTGACTGAGTTCATTCCCAGGCTATCTATTCAGTATTTCATCAAAGAATTTATACTTGTAAACAAATATATACTGGACGTTCTGCAATACATCATACTTGTACAGTTATGTATTATATACAAAAATGAAAAGAAGAGTTTacgaattaaatatttatttacttatccaAAGAAATGTCCCCGAATGGTTTAAAcataatgatgaataataactgAAGTGAAAAACGGTTAACCTAGTTTTGAAAATCGTCTGAAAACCATTCACCTTTTGAATTctaaaagaaatgaaatgaaaaatccGTTTTACGTTTATGGTAAATTACTCAGTAAAAATTACGCTAACAAATGTTTGCTACTGATTAAAATATAAGTAGcttaaaatattcattgaaatttagGGGCTATCAATATGACGGGTTGCCAAATGAACTGTAAAATATGCTAccttattttgttttagttacTTTTCATGAGATAAATGAAGTTTAACTACAACACTTGGGTGtcctgtggtgcgtgctactgaGTTCGACAGATATGAGTAGAATggatcatcaatcaaaagtgaaatgtttggcggtagaaggttaagaagacgaaagagaagaaaagagaacgagaacacagaatgattagtgtggaaatgtgagaacaatgaaatctgagacgattgattgatattttgcaaatgaggtGTTTATTGTGTGGTTCTCAGAGTTTACTAacacattctgtaatttttatgttcaaatacatttactACAGTCTTTTTCATGAGCTAAAACGGGAAAATTATAATACACTGACTGCTTGATATGATTCGATGCGTAGTCAAGAATGTTAAGTGAAGTTAGATAATACTCCACTTATAACAGTTCCTCTAAATCTCAACCCTCAATTTCTAAAAGTAATGAATAAAAGGACGACAAAACATTGCATTGTAGCCAATATCAGTTCGTTCTGAAAACCCTTACCCTAATTTGTAATCCCAACTCAAAACTTCAGCCTAACACTTATTATCAAACATTAACTTTCTTACATTATAATTGATATCATTTGGTGAAAAAAACCCTATGGGATAATAACCCTAACTCAGAATACTATCCCAAATCACATTATGAAAACCTGACGATTgttatttattacaaaatataatttgatatatcagatttaattatttcattcaaaactgTTAGTGCACTATTATCTTCAGgaagtatatcctggagttctaatgagaagtagtgaccagtggagttcaaccaggtctgttgtgagataacaactcactgaagacaatgttgaatgtgtcgctcaatttcgtggattagttgaagttagacattaacaccgttggatgccaaccggctcagtggtctagtggttaagtgctcgcgcgcgaaaccagtaaatcctgggttcgagtctcgcagggggcgaggtggtggatgcgcactgctgaggagtcacgcaataggacgaaacggccgtccagtgcttccaggttttccatggtggtctagcttcaactgactcatgatcttaaacattgatattattttattgttaaatgttTTGTACTCATTTAGAGGTTTCTGATTGCCAGATTTGTTGTATAACATAATATTTACCGTTTaaagtaagtgacagttgagtTAAACTTCAGAATGTGATGTTATTAatccagctcaaagaataaaactccatcaaaaatcaTTCATCTGAGCAGCAAATCCTCTCCACCATATTATTAATCTT
The genomic region above belongs to Schistosoma haematobium chromosome 2, whole genome shotgun sequence and contains:
- the LAMC1_3 gene encoding Laminin subunit gamma-1 (EggNog:ENOG410V61M~COG:W) codes for the protein MYQLNNVIIIWNSYDGLKCKIVHGGQLTKSFEAKTDARQGCLLSPFLFFLVIGWSMKTSTSEGKYGIQWTSRMHLDDLDFANDLGLLSQTQQQMQEKTTSVAAASAAVGLNIHKEISKILRYNTERNNRITLDGEDLEDVKIFTYLGSIIDEQGGSDTDVKAIAAYSQLKNIRNSKQLSVNQHQGQNFQYKCQDSSTVWGGNLENYERHHPENTGVY